The proteins below come from a single Solea senegalensis isolate Sse05_10M linkage group LG2, IFAPA_SoseM_1, whole genome shotgun sequence genomic window:
- the phgdh gene encoding D-3-phosphoglycerate dehydrogenase — translation MAPISIRTVLISESVDPRCRAILEENGIRVTEKQNMKKDELIAELKDYDGLVVRSATKVTADVINAADNLKIIGRAGTGVDNVDVDAATKKGIIVMNTPSGNTLSAAELTCALLMSLSRNVPQAVMSMKQGNWDRKKFMGSELYGKVLGIVGLGRIGKEVASRMQSFGMKTIGYDPITPVEVSASWGVEQMSLDQLWPQCDYITVHTPLMPSTVGLLNDETFAKCKKGVKVVNCARGGIIDEAALLRAVESGQCGGAGLDVFVEEPPKDRNLVDHPNVISCPHLGASTKEAQARCGQDIALQIVDMVKGKSLVGAVNANVLASTFSQESHQLIKLGEAIGAVLQSCTASQTPLSQVHVINQGDCMKSSTGYMTSAVLVGLLNHGSGCSSNLINVLSLAKESGIMVNQTHCASDGAAAENVCKVEIVANGCSYKANGSVQCGVPILLELSGSVFRQPVALTGNLLFFKASASPQLLSSVAGLLATAGVEIESFSGPSDRTGDLWYCVGVSSPLPDLGALKSLVKEAAQLTL, via the exons ATGGCCCCGATCTCGATCAGAACCGTGCTAATCAGTGAAAGTGTTGACCCTCGCTGCAGAGCCATTCTGGAGGAAAATGGCATCCGAGTCACGGAAAAGCAGAACATGAAGAAGGATGAATTGATCGCAGAGTTAAAG GACTATGACGGTCTTGTGGTCAGATCTGCCACCAAGGTAACAGCCGATGTCATCAATGCTGCTGATAATCTCAAAATCATTGGGCGAGCCGGAACTGGTGTGGACAACGTGGATGTGGATGCTGCCACCAAAAAGGGTATTATTGTGATGAA CACACCGAGTGGTAACACGCTCAGCGCTGCGGAGCTCACGTGTGCCCTGCTGATGAGCCTGTCGAG AAATGTGCCTCAAGCCGTGATGTCAATGAAACAAGGAAACTGGGATCGCAAAAAG TTCATGGGTTCGGAGCTGTATGGCAAAGTGCTGGGAATAGTTGGACTTGGAAGAATAGGAAAAGAAGTCGCCTCAAGAATGCAGTCATTTGGTATGAAG ACGATTGGCTATGATCCAATCACTCCAGTTGAAGTGTCAGCCAGCTGGGGGGTGGAGCAGATGTCTCTGGATCAACTTTGGCCCCAGTGCGATTACATCACTGTCCACACTCCACTCATGCCCTCCACTGTCG GTCTTCTCAATGATGAGACATTTGCAAAATGCAAGAAAGGAGTGAAGGTTGTGAACTGCGCACGAGGCGGCATCATCGATGAGGCCGCTCTGCTCAGAGCTGTGGAGTCTGGACAGTGTGGAGGAGCAGGCCTTGACGTCTTTGTTGAG GAGCCCCCTAAGGACCGCAACCTGGTGGACCATCCCAATGTCATCAGCTGTCCTCACCTGGGAGCCAGTACTAAAGAGGCCCAGGCTCGCTGTGGGCAGGACATTGCCCTGCAGATAGTAGACATGGTGAAGGGCAAGAGCCTGGTTGGAGCA gtaaatgcaaatgttttggcCAGCACATTCTCCCAGGAATCTCACCAACTGATTAAACTTGGAGAGGCTATCGGAGCTGTGCTGCAGTCTTGCACTGCTTCTCAGACGCCACTCAGCCAGGTTCATGTTATCAATCAAG GTGATTGCATGAAGTCCTCCACTGGCTACATGACGTCAGCAGTACTGGTTGGACTGCTGAATCATGGATCTGGCTGCTCCTCGAACCTCATCAATGTCCTGAGCCTCGCCAAAGAGTCTGGAATCATG GTGAATCAGACCCACTGTGCCTctgatggtgctgctgctgagaatgTGTGCAAGGTGGAGATTGTGGCTAACGGCTGCAGCTATAAAGCCAACGGTTCAGTCCAATGTGGTGTTCCCATCCTGCTGGAGCTGAGTGGCAGCGTGTTCAGACAGCCGGTTGCTCTCACTGGGAATCTGCTGTTCTTCAAAGCTTCTGCAAGTCCTCAGCTCCTGTCCTCGGTGGCTG GACTCCTGGCCACAGCGGGAGTGGAGATTGAGTCTTTCAGTGGTCCCTCAGACCGCACTGGTGATCTGTGGTATTGTGTTGGGGTGTCCTCTCCCCTGCCAGACCTTGGTGCATTGAAGTCTTTGGTGAAGGAGGCTGCACAGCttacactttaa